The following proteins are encoded in a genomic region of Saccharopolyspora antimicrobica:
- a CDS encoding TetR/AcrR family transcriptional regulator has translation MTSESQRGHRVRAVGRGPKVRAVVHAATLAELIEKGYAALTVDNVAQRAGVHKTTVYRRWADRESLVVDALAEHVAADIPVPDTGAVDTDLRELARSLVGTMTSPSGQAILAAMFSDAVRLPEIADARTRVFDDRFRRAEPVITRAIERGDLPADTDPEEVLRALVAPIYFRLLISAEPVDEATADHAAALALAAARAGVLRKK, from the coding sequence ATGACCTCTGAATCCCAGCGCGGCCACCGAGTCCGAGCGGTTGGCCGCGGCCCGAAGGTGCGCGCCGTCGTCCACGCCGCAACGCTCGCCGAGCTGATCGAAAAGGGCTACGCCGCGCTCACGGTGGACAACGTCGCGCAGCGGGCAGGGGTGCACAAGACGACCGTCTACCGCCGATGGGCAGACCGGGAGAGCCTCGTCGTGGACGCACTGGCCGAGCACGTCGCCGCCGACATCCCAGTACCCGATACCGGTGCCGTCGACACCGATCTCCGCGAACTCGCGCGCTCGCTCGTGGGCACGATGACGAGCCCCAGCGGTCAGGCGATCCTCGCGGCGATGTTCTCCGACGCTGTGCGCTTGCCGGAGATCGCCGACGCCAGGACGCGCGTGTTCGACGACCGTTTCCGGCGCGCGGAACCGGTGATCACGCGGGCGATCGAGCGCGGCGACCTGCCCGCCGACACAGATCCCGAGGAGGTGCTCAGGGCTCTCGTCGCACCGATCTACTTCCGGCTCTTGATCAGCGCAGAGCCGGTCGACGAGGCAACCGCCGACCACGCGGCAGCTCTCGCGCTCGCCGCCGCACGCG
- a CDS encoding oxidoreductase: MTRRSPSRTWSFHSIPDQSGRLAVVTGANSGIGYVTARELARRGAHVVLGCRNPVRGQAALERLRTELPDARIELHQVDLASLRSVAEFAESFEHRRIDLLINNAGVAMVPFARTADGFESQFGINHLGTFALTSQLLPRLLTAPAPRVVTVSSEGQRFARFDLTNLNAERGYQAAFAYVQSKRANLYFARELHRRAARTFPHLRSIAVAPGLTRSNVLTGGSNAERGALYRTVMPLLVRAAFQPTAGGARTSLYAATGNVPGGSYIAPSGFLELRGGPAVHDRHRALHDAETACRLWQMSEELTGVRYPVGSRTRE; encoded by the coding sequence GTGACGCGACGCAGCCCCTCCCGGACGTGGTCCTTCCACAGCATCCCGGATCAGTCCGGACGCTTGGCCGTGGTCACGGGAGCGAACAGCGGTATCGGCTACGTGACCGCGCGCGAGCTCGCCCGACGCGGCGCGCACGTCGTGCTCGGGTGCCGCAACCCCGTTCGCGGCCAAGCCGCGCTCGAACGCTTGCGAACCGAACTTCCGGATGCGCGGATCGAACTGCACCAGGTCGACCTCGCCAGCTTGCGGTCGGTGGCCGAGTTCGCCGAATCCTTCGAGCACCGCAGAATCGACCTGCTGATCAACAACGCCGGTGTCGCCATGGTCCCGTTCGCCCGCACCGCGGACGGCTTCGAATCGCAGTTCGGCATCAACCACCTCGGCACGTTCGCCCTCACCAGCCAGCTGCTCCCCCGACTGCTCACCGCACCCGCACCACGGGTGGTGACCGTCAGCAGCGAAGGTCAGCGCTTCGCGCGCTTCGACCTGACCAACCTCAACGCCGAACGCGGATATCAGGCCGCGTTCGCCTACGTGCAGTCCAAACGCGCAAACCTCTACTTCGCCCGAGAACTGCACCGCCGCGCAGCGAGGACGTTCCCGCACCTGCGCAGCATCGCCGTCGCCCCTGGGCTCACCCGCAGCAACGTGCTCACCGGAGGCTCCAACGCCGAACGCGGCGCGCTCTACCGAACCGTCATGCCGCTGCTCGTCCGGGCAGCTTTCCAGCCCACTGCTGGAGGTGCGAGAACTTCGCTGTACGCCGCGACCGGGAACGTGCCCGGCGGCAGCTACATCGCCCCGTCCGGATTCCTGGAACTGCGCGGCGGCCCCGCTGTCCACGACCGGCATCGAGCCCTGCACGATGCCGAAACCGCTTGCCGCCTCTGGCAGATGTCGGAGGAGCTGACCGGAGTTCGTTACCCGGTCGGTAGTCGCACTCGCGAATAG
- a CDS encoding helix-turn-helix domain-containing protein, translated as MPQDSSRMAATTGPERVVVIVDENSNPFELGCATEVFGLRRPEIGRDLYDFRLCSPEPRTLMRDGFFTLTGVADLEAVDSADTLIVPNRPDIDVPRRPAVLDAIRRAHARGARLVGFCSGAFTLAEAGILDGRRATAHWQWADSFRSRFPAVRFEEGVLFVDDGDILTAAGSAAALDLGLHIVRRDHGAEIANSVSRRLVFAAHRDGGQRQFIERPVPNIPDESLAPLLAWAQERLDAPLTVSDLAARASVSPATLHRRFRAQLGTTPLAWLTGERLALACRLIEQGESRFEIVARCSGLGTVANLRALMRRATGLAPSQYRKRFGQHVG; from the coding sequence ATGCCGCAAGATTCCTCGCGCATGGCCGCTACGACGGGCCCGGAGCGCGTCGTCGTGATCGTGGACGAGAATTCGAATCCCTTCGAGCTCGGCTGCGCGACCGAGGTCTTCGGTCTGCGCAGGCCTGAGATCGGCCGAGATCTGTACGACTTCCGCCTCTGCTCCCCCGAACCGCGAACGCTGATGCGCGACGGCTTCTTCACGCTCACCGGTGTCGCCGACCTGGAAGCGGTGGACTCGGCGGACACCCTGATCGTCCCCAACCGCCCAGACATCGATGTTCCCCGTCGCCCAGCCGTGCTCGACGCCATCCGGCGGGCGCACGCGCGCGGAGCACGACTGGTCGGCTTCTGCAGCGGTGCCTTCACTCTCGCCGAAGCAGGGATCCTCGACGGGCGCCGGGCCACCGCACACTGGCAGTGGGCAGACTCCTTTCGATCCCGGTTCCCCGCCGTCCGGTTCGAAGAAGGTGTCCTGTTCGTGGACGACGGTGACATCCTCACCGCCGCGGGGAGCGCCGCTGCCCTCGACCTCGGGCTGCACATCGTCCGCCGGGACCACGGAGCGGAGATCGCCAATTCCGTCAGCCGAAGGCTGGTCTTCGCCGCGCACCGTGACGGCGGGCAACGGCAGTTCATCGAGCGCCCGGTGCCGAACATCCCGGACGAGTCCCTCGCGCCCCTGCTGGCATGGGCCCAAGAGCGGCTGGACGCACCGCTGACCGTGTCCGACCTGGCGGCGCGCGCCTCCGTCAGCCCGGCGACACTGCACCGCCGCTTCCGGGCTCAGCTGGGAACCACACCACTGGCGTGGCTGACAGGAGAACGGCTTGCCTTGGCATGTCGGCTGATCGAGCAGGGTGAATCCCGCTTCGAGATCGTCGCGCGGTGCAGCGGGCTGGGCACCGTCGCGAACCTGCGCGCCTTGATGCGTCGTGCGACGGGACTCGCCCCATCCCAGTACCGGAAGCGGTTCGGCCAACACGTCGGCTAG
- a CDS encoding cupin domain-containing protein, with protein MNNQPVALNEALASFDALWSPRIVTQVNDYDVRIAKVEGEHLWHAHDDTDEFFLVIDGELHISLREPTGERTVQLPKGAVFAVPRGTEHKPSAPSGAAILMFEPSGTSTVGDRHDEIPDHVDATTGHAFEWPPRSNS; from the coding sequence ATGAACAACCAGCCCGTCGCCCTCAACGAGGCTCTGGCCTCGTTCGACGCACTGTGGAGTCCCCGCATCGTCACGCAGGTCAACGACTACGACGTGCGCATCGCGAAAGTGGAGGGCGAGCACCTCTGGCACGCCCACGACGACACCGACGAGTTCTTCCTCGTGATCGACGGGGAACTGCACATCTCCTTGCGCGAGCCGACGGGAGAGCGCACGGTCCAGCTCCCCAAGGGCGCGGTCTTCGCGGTTCCGCGGGGCACGGAGCACAAACCCTCCGCTCCCAGCGGCGCTGCAATCCTCATGTTCGAGCCCAGCGGGACCTCGACGGTGGGCGACCGCCACGACGAGATCCCCGATCACGTCGACGCGACGACAGGGCACGCATTCGAATGGCCGCCGCGCAGCAACAGCTGA
- a CDS encoding nuclear transport factor 2 family protein, protein MDIDVDEFVGRYVAVWNEPDPDRRHSAVAELWAEDCVEFTDAGEYRGRSALQARVTEVHKQVVEQGGFVFRAAGDAVGHHDAIRFTTYMAPTRGGEIAWTGFVFVRLDEDGLILQDYQFGDAPTAGVAKGNPPGTKAVVEEFLRRSGLGNPEHIAELYAPKVDWRVNWPVVNHPTVPWIRPRSSRADVADHFHTFSEHCLPAESHVSIDHIVVDGVDAVLIGTSSQVVKSTGKRFVMTFALNLAVEGGLITRHHMYEDSLAVAEAFNLS, encoded by the coding sequence ATGGACATCGATGTTGACGAATTCGTCGGACGCTACGTCGCCGTGTGGAACGAGCCCGATCCCGATCGGCGCCACTCGGCCGTTGCCGAACTGTGGGCGGAGGACTGCGTGGAGTTCACGGACGCTGGCGAGTACCGAGGGCGCTCCGCCCTGCAGGCGCGAGTCACCGAGGTCCACAAGCAGGTCGTCGAGCAGGGCGGGTTTGTCTTCCGAGCCGCAGGCGACGCCGTCGGACACCATGACGCGATCCGCTTCACCACGTACATGGCGCCCACCCGCGGTGGCGAGATCGCCTGGACCGGGTTCGTCTTCGTTCGGCTGGACGAAGACGGGCTGATCCTGCAGGACTATCAGTTCGGTGACGCACCGACCGCAGGTGTGGCCAAGGGGAACCCGCCAGGAACCAAGGCGGTCGTGGAGGAATTCTTGCGCCGAAGCGGACTGGGAAACCCCGAGCACATCGCGGAGCTGTACGCGCCGAAGGTCGACTGGCGAGTCAACTGGCCGGTCGTGAACCACCCGACCGTGCCCTGGATCCGGCCTCGGTCGAGCCGCGCCGACGTCGCCGACCACTTCCACACGTTCAGCGAGCACTGTCTACCAGCCGAGAGCCACGTGTCGATCGACCACATCGTGGTCGACGGGGTCGACGCCGTACTGATCGGCACGAGCTCGCAGGTGGTCAAGTCGACCGGCAAGCGTTTCGTCATGACGTTCGCGCTGAATCTCGCCGTTGAGGGAGGTCTGATCACCCGGCACCACATGTACGAGGACAGCCTCGCAGTCGCCGAGGCGTTCAACCTGTCCTGA
- a CDS encoding vitamin B12-dependent ribonucleotide reductase: protein MTETVGSPAGAAGEPEAGAREGIRVQRVYTTEGVHPYDEVKWERRDVVMTNWRDGSVNFEQRGVEFPDFWSLNAVNIVTSKYFRGAVGTDERESSLRQLIDRVVKTYVAAGVEHGYFATDADAEIFEHELTWMLMHQVFSFNSPVWFNVGTSSRQQVSACFILSVDDTMESILDWYKEEGLIFKGGSGAGLNLSRIRSSRELLSSGGTASGPVSFMRGADASAGTIKSGGATRRAAKMVVLDVDHPDIEEFIETKAREEHKIRALRDAGFDMDLGGADSNSVQYQNANNSVRVSDEFMRAVESDGKFGLRARMTGEVLESVQARDLFRKMAHAAWECADPGIQYDDTINDWHTSPETGRITASNPCSEYMHLDNSSCNLASLNLMKFLRDDLTFDAELFEKAVEFVITAMDISISFADFPTESIGITTRKFRQLGIGYANLGALLMATGHAYDSDGGRALAAAITSLMTGTAYKRSAELAGVVGPYEGYARNAEAHQRVMRKHAAANDLVRTYHRNDATVHKLATKVWQDGLEIGARNGWRNAQASVLAPTGTIGLMMDCDTTGIEPDLALVKFKKLVGGGSMQIVNQTVPRALQALGYQDEQIEAVVEYIAEHGHVVDAPGLRPEHYEVFDCAMGERSIAPMGHVRMMAAVQPFISGAISKTVNMPEAATVEEVEQLYFEGWKLGLKALAIYRDNCKVGQPLSAGKGGKAEKEKEVEKQIEYRPVRKRLPKKRPSQTVSFTVGGAEGYLHAGSYPDDGLGEIFVKLGKQGSTLAGVMDAFSMSISVGLQYGIPLEFYVSKFQNLRFEPAGMTDDPDVRMASSVLDYLFRRLALDYLPYEKRAQLGIFTVDEREAQVNGTEVAPAEQPSEVHLDTLRSTVDYSKAEKSEDAPRAGSSTELLELRLGKAADAPLCMTCGTKMRPSGSCYLCEGCGSTSGCS from the coding sequence ATGACAGAGACCGTCGGTAGCCCGGCCGGCGCAGCGGGGGAGCCGGAAGCAGGTGCTCGCGAGGGCATCCGGGTGCAGCGCGTCTACACCACCGAGGGGGTGCACCCGTACGACGAGGTCAAGTGGGAGCGCCGTGATGTGGTGATGACCAACTGGCGGGACGGGTCGGTCAACTTCGAGCAGCGCGGCGTCGAGTTCCCCGACTTCTGGTCGCTGAACGCGGTCAACATCGTCACCAGCAAGTACTTCCGCGGTGCGGTGGGCACCGACGAGCGGGAGAGCAGCCTCCGGCAGCTCATCGACCGGGTCGTCAAGACCTACGTCGCCGCCGGCGTCGAGCACGGCTACTTCGCCACCGACGCGGACGCGGAGATCTTCGAGCACGAGCTGACCTGGATGCTGATGCACCAGGTGTTCAGCTTCAACTCGCCGGTGTGGTTCAACGTCGGGACTAGCTCGCGCCAGCAGGTCTCGGCATGCTTCATCCTGTCCGTCGACGACACGATGGAGTCGATCCTCGACTGGTACAAGGAAGAGGGCCTGATCTTCAAGGGCGGTTCCGGCGCCGGGCTGAACCTGTCCCGCATCCGCTCCTCGCGCGAGCTGCTGTCCTCGGGCGGCACCGCCTCCGGTCCGGTTTCGTTCATGCGCGGTGCGGACGCCTCGGCGGGCACCATCAAGTCCGGTGGCGCGACCCGCCGTGCGGCGAAGATGGTCGTGCTGGACGTCGACCACCCGGACATCGAGGAGTTCATCGAGACCAAGGCGCGCGAGGAGCACAAGATCCGCGCGCTGCGCGACGCCGGTTTCGACATGGACCTCGGCGGTGCCGACTCCAACTCGGTGCAGTACCAGAACGCGAACAACTCGGTGCGCGTCTCCGACGAGTTCATGCGTGCGGTGGAGAGCGACGGCAAGTTCGGGCTGCGCGCCCGCATGACCGGTGAGGTGCTGGAGTCGGTCCAGGCCCGCGACCTGTTCCGCAAGATGGCGCACGCCGCCTGGGAGTGCGCCGACCCGGGCATCCAGTACGACGACACGATCAACGACTGGCACACCTCGCCGGAGACCGGTCGGATCACCGCGTCCAACCCGTGCTCGGAGTACATGCACCTGGACAACTCCAGCTGCAACCTGGCCTCGCTGAACCTGATGAAGTTCCTGCGCGACGACCTGACCTTCGACGCGGAGCTGTTCGAGAAGGCCGTCGAGTTCGTCATCACCGCGATGGACATCTCGATCTCCTTCGCGGACTTCCCGACCGAGTCCATCGGCATCACCACCCGCAAGTTCCGCCAGCTGGGCATCGGCTACGCGAACCTGGGTGCGCTGCTGATGGCCACCGGTCACGCCTACGACTCGGACGGCGGCCGGGCCCTGGCGGCGGCGATCACCTCGCTGATGACCGGTACCGCCTACAAGCGGTCGGCCGAGCTGGCCGGTGTGGTCGGCCCGTACGAGGGCTACGCCCGCAACGCCGAGGCGCACCAGCGCGTGATGCGCAAGCACGCGGCGGCCAACGACCTGGTCCGCACCTACCACCGCAACGACGCCACCGTGCACAAGCTGGCGACGAAGGTGTGGCAGGACGGCCTGGAGATCGGTGCCCGCAACGGCTGGCGCAACGCGCAGGCGTCGGTGCTGGCCCCGACCGGGACCATCGGCCTGATGATGGACTGCGACACCACCGGCATCGAGCCGGACCTGGCGCTGGTCAAGTTCAAGAAGCTGGTCGGCGGCGGCTCCATGCAGATCGTCAACCAGACGGTGCCGCGGGCGCTGCAGGCGCTGGGCTACCAGGACGAGCAGATCGAGGCGGTCGTCGAGTACATCGCCGAGCACGGCCACGTGGTCGACGCTCCGGGGCTGCGCCCGGAGCACTACGAGGTCTTCGACTGCGCGATGGGCGAGCGTTCGATCGCCCCGATGGGCCACGTGCGGATGATGGCCGCGGTGCAGCCGTTCATCTCGGGTGCCATCTCCAAGACGGTGAACATGCCGGAGGCGGCGACCGTCGAAGAGGTCGAGCAGCTCTACTTCGAGGGCTGGAAGCTGGGCCTGAAGGCGCTGGCGATCTACCGCGACAACTGCAAGGTGGGTCAGCCGCTGTCCGCGGGCAAGGGCGGCAAGGCCGAGAAGGAGAAGGAGGTCGAGAAGCAGATCGAGTACCGCCCGGTCCGCAAGCGGCTTCCGAAGAAGCGGCCGAGCCAGACGGTCTCGTTCACCGTGGGCGGTGCCGAGGGCTACCTGCACGCCGGTTCGTACCCGGACGACGGCTTGGGCGAGATCTTCGTCAAGCTCGGCAAGCAGGGTTCGACGCTGGCCGGCGTCATGGACGCCTTCTCGATGTCGATCTCGGTGGGTCTGCAGTACGGCATCCCGCTGGAGTTCTACGTCTCCAAGTTCCAGAACCTGCGGTTCGAGCCGGCCGGGATGACCGATGACCCGGACGTCCGGATGGCCAGCAGCGTGCTGGACTACCTGTTCCGCCGCCTGGCGCTGGACTACCTGCCCTACGAGAAGCGCGCCCAGCTGGGCATCTTCACCGTCGATGAGCGGGAGGCGCAGGTCAACGGTACCGAGGTGGCCCCGGCCGAGCAGCCGAGCGAGGTCCACCTGGACACGCTGCGCTCCACTGTGGACTACTCGAAGGCGGAGAAGTCCGAGGACGCGCCGCGCGCGGGCAGCTCGACCGAGCTGCTGGAGCTCCGCCTGGGCAAGGCGGCGGACGCCCCGCTGTGCATGACCTGCGGGACGAAGATGCGCCCGTCGGGCTCGTGCTACCTCTGCGAGGGCTGCGGCTCCACCTCCGGCTGCAGCTGA
- the nrdR gene encoding transcriptional regulator NrdR has protein sequence MRCPFCRGEDSRVVDSREVEEGQAIRRRRSCSTCGRRFTTIEELVLSVVKRSGVTEPFSREKVVRGVRRACQGRPVEEDALQQLAHQVEETVRSLGVAELPSHEVGLAILGPLRELDEVAYLRFASVYRAYSSVEDFEKEIADLRAAREAARAGAESDRE, from the coding sequence GTGCGGTGCCCATTCTGTCGCGGGGAGGACTCCAGGGTCGTCGACTCGCGCGAGGTCGAGGAAGGCCAGGCGATCCGGCGCAGGCGATCGTGCTCGACGTGCGGTCGGCGCTTCACGACCATCGAGGAGCTGGTGCTGTCGGTGGTCAAGCGCTCCGGCGTCACCGAGCCCTTCAGCCGGGAGAAGGTGGTGCGCGGCGTGCGCCGCGCGTGCCAGGGCCGTCCGGTCGAGGAGGACGCGCTGCAGCAGCTGGCGCACCAGGTGGAGGAGACCGTCCGGTCCCTCGGCGTGGCCGAACTGCCCAGCCACGAGGTCGGCCTGGCGATCCTCGGACCGCTGCGCGAGCTGGACGAGGTCGCCTACCTGCGCTTCGCCAGCGTGTACCGGGCGTACTCCTCGGTGGAGGACTTCGAGAAGGAGATCGCCGACCTGCGCGCGGCGCGCGAAGCCGCGCGGGCCGGTGCGGAGAGCGACCGTGAGTAA
- a CDS encoding LysM peptidoglycan-binding domain-containing protein encodes MTTFIDAAGRTRQAERRSAARRRVDDPAEVVRPRDGEKRLVGEGAAQPAAARVRARRSGEWLWLTSVAIFTFLIVMLVGLFGVRDAPMTGGTALVEVRPGDTLWGIADRVAPNSDPREVVTRIAELNGLDAASVPTGRLLLVPVPG; translated from the coding sequence ATGACCACGTTCATCGATGCGGCGGGGCGGACGCGCCAGGCCGAGCGGCGGTCGGCCGCCCGGCGGCGGGTGGATGATCCGGCCGAGGTGGTCCGGCCTCGCGACGGCGAGAAACGGCTGGTCGGCGAGGGTGCGGCGCAGCCCGCGGCTGCCCGCGTCCGAGCACGCCGGAGTGGCGAATGGCTTTGGCTGACCTCGGTGGCGATCTTCACTTTCCTCATTGTCATGCTGGTGGGGTTGTTCGGCGTCCGCGACGCGCCGATGACCGGCGGTACGGCGCTGGTTGAGGTGCGACCGGGTGACACTCTGTGGGGAATCGCCGACCGGGTGGCGCCGAACAGCGACCCGCGAGAGGTAGTGACCCGGATCGCGGAGCTCAACGGTCTCGACGCCGCGTCCGTCCCGACGGGGCGCCTGCTGCTGGTCCCGGTGCCCGGCTGA
- the lexA gene encoding transcriptional repressor LexA, translating to MASNATGSIKGRVHDVKDSQADVHTLPEQARGTEELSDRQLRVLEAIRKWMREHGYPPSVREIGDAVGLTSTSSVAYQLRVLERKGYLRRDPHRPRTVGVLVGGEPELEESGQVKPAYVPVVGRIAAGGPILAEESIEDVFPLPKEIVGDGTLFLLKVVGDSMVDLAITDGDWVAVRQQPDAENGDVVAAMIDGEATVKTFKRTDEHVWLMPHNTAYEPILGDDAAILGKVVAVLRRL from the coding sequence GTGGCGAGCAATGCGACCGGCTCGATCAAGGGCCGGGTACACGACGTCAAGGATTCCCAGGCCGACGTGCACACCCTGCCCGAACAGGCCCGCGGGACCGAGGAACTCAGCGATCGGCAGCTCCGGGTGCTGGAGGCCATCCGCAAGTGGATGCGCGAGCACGGCTATCCGCCGAGCGTCCGCGAGATCGGGGACGCCGTCGGGCTCACCTCGACCTCCTCGGTCGCCTACCAGCTCCGCGTGCTGGAGCGGAAGGGCTACCTGCGCCGGGACCCGCACCGGCCGCGCACCGTGGGCGTGCTGGTCGGCGGCGAACCGGAGCTGGAGGAATCCGGTCAGGTCAAGCCCGCCTACGTGCCGGTGGTGGGCCGCATCGCGGCCGGCGGACCGATCCTGGCCGAGGAGTCGATCGAGGACGTCTTCCCGCTGCCGAAGGAGATCGTCGGCGACGGGACGCTGTTCCTGCTCAAGGTCGTCGGCGATTCGATGGTGGACCTGGCCATCACCGACGGTGACTGGGTCGCGGTGCGCCAGCAGCCGGACGCCGAGAACGGCGACGTGGTGGCCGCGATGATCGACGGCGAAGCGACGGTGAAGACCTTCAAGCGCACCGACGAGCACGTCTGGCTGATGCCGCACAACACCGCCTACGAGCCGATCCTGGGCGATGACGCGGCGATCCTCGGCAAGGTGGTCGCGGTCCTGCGCCGGCTCTGA